A single genomic interval of Trichoplusia ni isolate ovarian cell line Hi5 unplaced genomic scaffold, tn1 tig00003992, whole genome shotgun sequence harbors:
- the LOC113508155 gene encoding LOW QUALITY PROTEIN: EARP and GARP complex-interacting protein 1-like (The sequence of the model RefSeq protein was modified relative to this genomic sequence to represent the inferred CDS: inserted 1 base in 1 codon; deleted 1 base in 1 codon) translates to MEEGNSIIYGLEHQTRALSPQYGESDAIRFLIGTQSLKPNSNQIHVVELEEDTGALHTKVFKHDIGEVWHLRCSPHDAATLLTTHNSYDPNTSQCTMGVTIYKLPTVEVIPKDLDDLSAIQSRNAEDMELLTTIKPEGEEEIRCAEWHPTDASRVGVVCAGGVRVYDVTGGELGACPXRARLKLAAGKWNPHQGNSQFAVLQDMHIKCYDTRTDCTKPSWNIDNAHTQLARDLDFNPNRQFHVASAGDDAALKIWDYRNGKEPIFNRTDHSHWVWTVRYNTYHEQLLLTGSSDARALLTAAASICVDNDDDGKRLTQVLEDGVLQSYEQHEDSVYCAEWSAAEPWTFASLSYDARLVLSRVPRHFKYKILL, encoded by the exons ACTAGAGCATTATCCCCGCAGTACGGAGAGAGTGACGCTATACGATTTCTGATCGGTACACAGAGCTTGAAGCCCAACTCTAATCAGATTCATGTGGTT GAGCTGGAAGAAGACACAGGCGCTTTACATACAAAG GTATTTAAGCATGACATCGGTGAGGTTTGGCATCTACGCTGTTCCCCACATGATGCAGCCACTCTGCTCACCACTCACAACTCGTATGACCCAAACACCTCACAGTGTACGATGGGAGTCACGATATACAAGCTGCCTACAGTTGAA GTAATCCCTAAAGACTTGGATGACTTGAGTGCAATACAGAGCAGGAATGCAGAAGACATGGAGCTGCTCACAACTATAAAACCCGAG GGTGAAGAAGAAATCCGTTGCGCTGAATGGCACCCGACGGACGCGTCCCGCGTGGGCGTGGTGTGCGCGGGCGGCGTCCGCGTGTATGACGTCACGGGGGGGGAGCTGGGCGCGTGTC GCCGCGCCAGGCTCAAGCTGGCTGCCGGCAAGTGGAACCCGCATCAGGGAAACTCGCAG TTTGCAGTGCTACAAGACATGCACATAAAGTGCTACGACACTCGCACGGACTGCACCAAGCCCTCGTGGAACATCGACAACGCGCACACTCAGCTCGCTAGAGATCTAGACTTTAATCCTAACAG GCAGTTTCACGTGGCCAGCGCGGGCGATGACGCGGCTCTCAAGATCTGGGACTACAGGAATGGAAAGGAGCCTATTTTTAATAGAACGGACCATTCGCACTG GGTGTGGACAGTCCGTTACAACACGTATCACGAGCAGCTGCTACTGACCGGCAGCTCGGATGCGCGCGCGCTGCTCACCGCCGCCGCCAGCATCTGCGTCGACAACGACGACGACGGGAAGAGACTCACGCAGGT ATTGGAAGATGGAGTCCTGCAGTCATATGAACAGCACGAAGACTCCGTATACTGCGCAGAGTGGAGCGCGGCGGAGCCCTGGACCTTCGCCTCGCTCAGCTACGACGCGCGACTTGTACTCTCCCGAGTACCTAGACATTTCAAATACAAGATATTGCTGTGA